AGCACCGAAGTTCATCGGTCTTGAAAACTACAAGAATCTTCTCGGGCTCACGATTCAAGAGCTGCCGCCGATTGTTGATGAAACGACAGGAGATCCCTTGGTCGACGAGTCAACAGGAAAGACTATGTACGAAAGAGCAATAAGAGTTCTGCCCAGAAGTCCCGTAAGATACAGAGAGTGGTTTCAGTTCTCATTCTTCGGACGTCGTTATGTAGTGGGTGCGAGAGACCCCGAGTTTATGAAAGCTATATGGAATACGTTGGTCTTCTCGGTCATCTCTGTCTTTCTAGAGACTCTTCTGGGACTGGGAATTGCGCTGGTAGTAAACAGCAATTTCAAGGGGAAAGGCATTATGAGGGCAACCATGCTGGTTCCATGGGCCGTAATAACAGTTGTCTCAGCGAGGATATGGGAGTGGATGCTTCAGCCTACCAGGGCAGGCCTCTTCAATATGCTCCTGAGCAGGTTTGGTTGGGGTGATGGAGGGCTATCATTCCTGAGTATGCCGACTCTCCAAATGCCAACTCTAATTGCTGTTGACGTCTGGAAGACGACTCCCTTTATGGCGCTCCTGATTCTTGCAGGTCTACAACTTATCCCGAAAGAGCTATACGAAGCCGGAAGAGTTGATGGAGCAAATAGAATGAGACAATTCTTCGCCATCACAATGCCGCTTCTCAAACCTACGCTTGCAGTTGCACTTATTTTCAGAACACTTGATGCACTGAGAGTGTTCGATGTTTTCCAGGTACTTATGGGAAACCGAATGTATTCAATGGCTTCATATAACTACTACCAGTTGATTGGCAACAGGAATATGGGTCTTGCCTCTGCAATAGGTGTTATCATCTTCTTTCTAATCGGAATCTTTGCAGTGAT
This Mesotoga infera DNA region includes the following protein-coding sequences:
- a CDS encoding sugar ABC transporter permease, whose protein sequence is MARKDKLTLAQKEQRTAYKLLVPALLILAAVAFYPLFQVFYTSLTDKVFASGTDEAPKFIGLENYKNLLGLTIQELPPIVDETTGDPLVDESTGKTMYERAIRVLPRSPVRYREWFQFSFFGRRYVVGARDPEFMKAIWNTLVFSVISVFLETLLGLGIALVVNSNFKGKGIMRATMLVPWAVITVVSARIWEWMLQPTRAGLFNMLLSRFGWGDGGLSFLSMPTLQMPTLIAVDVWKTTPFMALLILAGLQLIPKELYEAGRVDGANRMRQFFAITMPLLKPTLAVALIFRTLDALRVFDVFQVLMGNRMYSMASYNYYQLIGNRNMGLASAIGVIIFFLIGIFAVMYMRLMGVDKE